A genomic region of Exiguobacterium sp. Helios contains the following coding sequences:
- a CDS encoding S1C family serine protease yields MKGWISMAGKTRQLLPGLTGGIIGAVLTATVAFPILMDQEQQVADTPLSNGMPKQVSTTTSDPVTNAVATAQKAVVTVTNYQAGNAMSQEEAAAGSGSGVIYKKADGKAYIITNHHVVDGASKLEVTLNNGKTLSSKLLGSDETYDLAVLEVNASDVPSVITLGKSADLKAGQTVLAIGNPLGEFQNSVTRGIVSSNDRTVPVDTNKDGQDDFNTTVIQTDAAINPGNSGGALINEQGQLVGINSMKIAETGVEGVGFSIPIDDALPILKQLETNGEVKHPTLGVSLQDVSAFPAGYLLDQVKLPESQKTGVVIMSVEPNSPAASAKLKTGDVITKINKEEIKSFVDIKTALIKSDGNVTLTIIRDGKQMTVSTQTTTTDQL; encoded by the coding sequence ATGAAGGGATGGATTTCGATGGCAGGAAAAACAAGACAACTCTTACCAGGACTTACCGGAGGCATCATCGGTGCTGTACTTACCGCGACGGTCGCCTTTCCGATTTTAATGGACCAAGAACAGCAAGTCGCCGATACACCACTCTCAAACGGCATGCCAAAACAAGTTTCGACGACAACAAGCGATCCGGTGACGAACGCTGTAGCGACAGCGCAAAAAGCCGTCGTTACGGTCACGAACTATCAGGCGGGTAATGCGATGAGTCAGGAAGAAGCAGCCGCAGGTTCCGGCTCAGGTGTCATCTATAAAAAAGCAGACGGCAAAGCCTACATCATTACGAATCACCATGTCGTCGACGGTGCGTCCAAACTCGAAGTCACGTTAAACAACGGAAAAACACTCAGTTCCAAATTATTGGGTAGTGACGAAACATATGATTTAGCCGTGTTGGAAGTCAACGCCAGTGACGTCCCGTCCGTCATCACCCTCGGAAAATCGGCTGACTTAAAAGCCGGTCAAACCGTCCTTGCGATCGGGAATCCGCTCGGTGAGTTCCAAAACTCCGTCACCCGCGGAATCGTGAGCTCAAACGACCGGACCGTTCCCGTCGATACGAACAAGGATGGACAGGATGATTTCAATACGACGGTCATCCAGACCGACGCCGCTATCAATCCGGGGAACTCCGGTGGTGCCCTGATCAATGAACAGGGGCAACTGGTCGGAATCAACTCGATGAAGATTGCCGAGACCGGTGTCGAAGGAGTCGGTTTCAGCATCCCGATTGATGACGCTCTGCCGATTTTGAAACAGCTCGAAACAAACGGTGAAGTGAAACACCCGACGCTGGGTGTGTCCCTGCAGGACGTCTCGGCTTTCCCGGCCGGCTATCTGCTTGATCAAGTTAAATTACCGGAGTCCCAAAAAACAGGTGTCGTCATCATGTCGGTTGAACCGAACAGCCCTGCTGCTTCCGCTAAATTAAAAACCGGAGACGTCATCACGAAAATCAACAAGGAAGAGATTAAAAGTTTTGTTGATATCAAGACGGCACTCATCAAATCTGACGGTAACGTCACCTTGACCATCATCCGTGACGGCAAACAAATGACAGTGTCGACGCAAACGACAACGACGGATCAACTGTAA
- a CDS encoding tyrosine-type recombinase/integrase, with product MARERLDYTLPEFIERYLFFLSASGRQDSTIRRYRYDLIEIHRYMTEVDQPLETIDDFKAIPLETWKTFINDYLIEEKLYQQATVARIVTVLNQLNYQIRQTKSKLIEYAQPTHELTPQHVASLAEYEQLIRTNRSDRGLTDHQLVARPYLIDRNELILRLFYRYGLRVHHIIGLKMQDLNFAQREMTVHDRLGNAYLLHLERDDQDLMLAYLKTIPEPVRPRYHSTDPFFVAFDFSRMTFRWVYSKNAPKQLSIVMITKMMRQLNERSDNKRIITPSMLRNSFILGTYLEELTKEERLTKTCLYKEVSLRRYAEAVDELKDLL from the coding sequence ATGGCACGAGAACGACTCGACTATACCTTGCCGGAATTCATCGAACGGTATCTGTTTTTCCTGAGCGCGAGCGGCAGACAGGACTCGACGATCCGACGGTACCGCTACGATTTAATTGAAATTCATCGTTATATGACGGAAGTCGATCAGCCGCTCGAGACGATCGACGATTTCAAGGCGATTCCGCTCGAAACGTGGAAAACGTTCATCAACGACTATCTGATCGAGGAAAAATTGTACCAACAGGCGACGGTCGCCCGGATTGTCACCGTCCTCAATCAGCTGAACTACCAGATTCGTCAGACAAAATCGAAGCTGATCGAGTATGCCCAGCCGACGCATGAGTTGACGCCGCAGCATGTTGCGTCCCTTGCCGAATATGAGCAACTGATCCGGACGAACCGGTCCGACCGGGGTTTGACGGACCATCAGCTCGTTGCGCGGCCGTATCTGATCGACCGCAATGAATTGATTTTACGACTCTTTTACCGGTATGGTCTTCGCGTCCACCATATCATTGGTCTGAAGATGCAGGACTTGAACTTTGCCCAACGGGAGATGACGGTTCATGACCGGCTCGGTAATGCCTACCTGCTTCACCTCGAGCGGGACGATCAGGATCTGATGCTCGCGTATTTAAAGACAATCCCGGAACCGGTTCGTCCGCGGTATCATTCGACCGATCCATTTTTTGTCGCTTTTGATTTCTCACGGATGACGTTCCGCTGGGTCTACAGCAAAAATGCCCCGAAACAATTGTCGATCGTCATGATCACGAAGATGATGCGTCAGTTAAACGAACGGTCGGACAATAAGCGGATCATCACCCCATCGATGTTGCGGAACAGTTTCATTCTCGGAACGTATCTCGAAGAGTTGACGAAAGAGGAACGGTTGACGAAGACCTGTCTGTATAAGGAAGTCTCCCTCCGTCGGTATGCGGAAGCAGTCGACGAACTGAAAGATTTACTGTAA
- the hfq gene encoding RNA chaperone Hfq, translated as MKATYNIQDYFLNQLRKDSVPTTVFLISGYQLRGLIKSFDNFTVILESEGKQQLIYKHAISTFAPARNVTLYEQEAETEEVTR; from the coding sequence ATGAAGGCAACGTACAACATTCAAGACTATTTCCTAAATCAATTGCGTAAAGATTCAGTTCCGACGACAGTATTTTTAATCAGCGGGTATCAGTTACGGGGATTGATCAAGTCGTTTGATAACTTCACCGTCATTTTGGAATCAGAAGGCAAACAACAATTGATTTACAAGCATGCCATCTCGACATTCGCACCGGCACGGAATGTGACGCTGTATGAACAAGAGGCGGAAACGGAAGAAGTCACACGTTAA
- the hflX gene encoding GTPase HflX yields MSERVIVVGCQLPGVPDHIYEESVAELEALVTTAHAVVVGRLDQKRQSIDRRTFIGKGKVEELVALAQELEPDLIIFNAEVTPGQMKNIRIALEDPESIKLIDRTQLILDIFAGRAQSREGKLQVELAQMSYLLPRLSGQGTQLSRLGGGIGTRGPGESKLETDRRHIRRRVDEIKKQLETSVAHRARYRERRKENQTFQIALVGYTNAGKSTIFNRLTNADTYEKNELFATLDPLTRQFDLPEGGQILLTDTVGFIQDLPTKLIAAFRSTLEEVLEADLIIHVIDASSEHYLNQMQTTNDVLDELGAGDIPQLEVFNKKDRLTKLFTGGKLLISALDPADIERLTVEIEKAISEILEYLEIRIPVNAFAHYNPAKEVMMNLTEQYEEDGSVTLKGYLRKDTRLYSTLKQYEV; encoded by the coding sequence ATGTCAGAACGCGTTATCGTCGTCGGTTGTCAGCTCCCCGGTGTACCGGATCATATTTATGAAGAATCGGTCGCGGAGCTCGAAGCACTCGTTACGACTGCGCACGCCGTCGTGGTAGGACGACTCGATCAAAAACGTCAATCGATCGACCGCCGCACGTTTATTGGAAAAGGGAAGGTTGAGGAACTGGTTGCATTGGCACAGGAACTCGAACCGGATTTGATTATTTTTAATGCCGAAGTCACGCCGGGGCAGATGAAAAACATCCGGATTGCCCTCGAAGATCCGGAATCGATCAAATTGATCGACCGGACCCAGTTGATTCTCGACATCTTCGCCGGCCGTGCCCAGTCGCGGGAAGGGAAGCTCCAGGTCGAACTCGCCCAGATGAGTTACCTGTTGCCGCGCTTAAGCGGACAAGGAACACAATTGTCCCGCCTCGGCGGCGGGATCGGGACTCGTGGTCCCGGTGAATCAAAACTTGAGACAGACCGCCGGCACATCCGCCGCCGTGTCGACGAAATCAAGAAACAGCTCGAAACGTCGGTTGCCCACCGTGCTCGCTACCGCGAACGCCGGAAGGAAAACCAGACGTTCCAAATCGCCCTTGTCGGATATACGAATGCCGGGAAGTCCACCATCTTCAACCGGTTGACCAATGCCGACACGTACGAAAAAAATGAATTATTCGCGACACTCGATCCGTTGACGCGTCAGTTCGACTTACCGGAAGGTGGACAGATCCTCCTGACCGATACCGTCGGATTCATTCAGGATTTGCCGACGAAACTAATTGCCGCATTCCGGTCGACACTCGAAGAAGTGCTTGAGGCAGACCTGATCATTCATGTCATCGATGCGTCAAGCGAACATTATCTCAATCAGATGCAGACGACCAATGATGTTCTCGATGAGCTCGGTGCCGGGGATATCCCGCAACTTGAAGTCTTCAATAAAAAAGACCGGTTAACGAAATTGTTCACAGGTGGAAAACTGTTGATTTCGGCACTCGATCCGGCAGATATCGAACGCCTGACCGTCGAAATCGAAAAAGCGATCAGTGAGATTCTCGAATATCTCGAGATCCGAATTCCGGTCAACGCATTTGCCCATTACAATCCGGCAAAAGAAGTCATGATGAATTTAACAGAACAATATGAAGAGGACGGCTCCGTGACCTTGAAAGGCTACTTGCGCAAAGATACACGTCTGTACTCGACATTGAAACAATACGAGGTGTAA
- a CDS encoding ABC transporter permease — protein sequence MRNPNMLGLIQNEVMKIASKKRFAVVAIILVVLVSMFTYAQYRDIQEQIKKQGTLDWRVELQQDIVDTQNRLASSSIQDEFRQFLEFDLKQNQYYLDNDINPNYPGAPTFIRIFFSQGLTLILPLFIIVIMADIVSGEQNDGTIKTLLSRPVRRWKILMAKWLTTLLYTSMLMALTAAVCYAISGIVLGYDGWTAPILTGFQASPSGTFSTEFVHTIPMWEYLLMAIGLAWIVTAVVATIALMVSVLVKNTATGIGIMMAVLISGTLLTTLGSSWTSSKYLVNVNFGLINYLDGQAPPIEGMTLPFSLAVLLCWTIGALVVAFWNFTQKDMY from the coding sequence TTGCGTAATCCGAACATGCTCGGCTTGATTCAAAACGAAGTCATGAAGATTGCTTCGAAAAAACGTTTTGCCGTCGTTGCGATCATCCTGGTCGTCCTCGTTTCAATGTTTACGTATGCCCAGTACCGTGATATTCAGGAGCAAATCAAGAAACAGGGCACACTCGACTGGCGGGTCGAACTGCAACAGGATATCGTCGACACACAAAACCGTTTGGCATCAAGCAGTATTCAAGACGAATTCCGACAATTTTTGGAGTTTGATTTAAAACAAAACCAGTATTATCTCGATAATGATATCAATCCGAACTATCCGGGGGCACCGACCTTCATCCGGATTTTCTTCTCGCAAGGATTGACGTTGATTCTGCCGCTGTTCATCATCGTCATCATGGCCGATATCGTCAGCGGGGAGCAAAATGACGGAACGATTAAGACGTTGCTGTCCCGTCCCGTAAGGCGCTGGAAAATCTTAATGGCGAAATGGCTGACGACGTTGCTGTATACGTCGATGCTGATGGCGTTGACTGCCGCCGTCTGTTATGCGATTTCCGGTATCGTCCTCGGATATGACGGATGGACCGCACCGATTCTGACCGGGTTCCAAGCGTCACCGAGCGGAACGTTCTCGACCGAATTCGTGCATACGATTCCGATGTGGGAGTATCTGTTGATGGCGATTGGCCTTGCCTGGATTGTGACCGCAGTCGTTGCGACGATTGCCTTGATGGTGTCCGTATTGGTCAAAAACACGGCAACCGGGATCGGCATCATGATGGCTGTCCTGATTTCCGGTACCTTGTTGACGACACTCGGTTCTAGTTGGACGAGTTCGAAATATCTCGTTAACGTCAACTTCGGATTAATCAACTACCTGGATGGACAAGCACCACCAATCGAAGGGATGACGTTACCGTTCTCGCTCGCCGTTCTCCTCTGCTGGACGATTGGAGCATTGGTCGTCGCGTTTTGGAACTTTACGCAAAAAGATATGTACTGA
- a CDS encoding lysine N(6)-hydroxylase/L-ornithine N(5)-oxygenase family protein gives MYDLIGVGIGPMNLGLSALAHPTPLRTLFFDESEQFSWHPGMMIKDSMMQTSFISDLVTLADPTSPFTYLNYLRSINRLHTFYFYEKLLISRQEYNAYLKWVSTQLDDLHFSTRVIDIQDTGDSYEVLVEEVATGKRTTYETRNVVLGTGSKPSIPESFDKGVIHNTQYVMEKETILQQDKVSIVGSGQSAAEIFLDLLTSDRKKTFELEWISRSTIFETLETGKLGEEIFSPSYVRYFNSLPLAVRQEAVTKFARSQNGISPETLQAIYEHLYDLSNEEQNRVKIRANLEVDQISYENDFTITMRHTELNDQRTSTTGAVVAATGFVPSLPRFINRLEIEFEGEQAWKVDANYRISRSVSANHHLYATTNLELSHGPAADNLGMSVSRNQLILNDVAGKELYPVEQHATFTTFD, from the coding sequence ATGTATGATTTGATTGGCGTAGGTATCGGACCGATGAATTTAGGCTTAAGTGCCCTGGCTCATCCGACACCTTTACGGACATTATTTTTTGATGAAAGCGAACAATTTTCCTGGCATCCCGGGATGATGATTAAGGATTCAATGATGCAGACGAGCTTCATTTCCGATCTCGTCACACTGGCTGATCCGACCAGTCCTTTTACGTATCTCAACTACTTACGATCCATCAACCGGTTGCATACGTTTTATTTTTATGAAAAACTACTTATTTCCCGACAAGAATATAATGCGTACTTGAAATGGGTTTCAACGCAGCTCGATGATTTACATTTTTCGACCCGTGTCATCGACATCCAGGATACAGGGGACAGTTACGAAGTATTGGTGGAAGAAGTCGCCACCGGGAAACGGACGACTTATGAAACACGCAACGTCGTGCTTGGAACCGGTTCAAAACCGTCGATTCCGGAGAGCTTCGATAAAGGTGTCATTCATAACACCCAATACGTCATGGAAAAAGAGACCATCCTGCAACAGGATAAAGTAAGTATCGTCGGTTCCGGTCAAAGTGCCGCCGAAATCTTCCTTGATCTGTTAACGAGTGACCGGAAAAAGACATTCGAACTCGAATGGATTTCCCGCTCGACGATTTTTGAAACGCTCGAAACCGGTAAACTGGGTGAAGAAATCTTCTCTCCGAGTTACGTCCGTTATTTCAACAGTCTGCCGTTAGCTGTCAGACAAGAAGCCGTCACAAAATTCGCTCGGTCGCAAAACGGGATTAGCCCGGAAACGTTGCAAGCTATCTATGAACATTTGTATGATCTATCAAATGAAGAACAGAATCGCGTAAAGATCCGTGCCAATCTGGAAGTCGATCAGATTTCGTACGAGAACGACTTTACCATCACGATGCGGCATACTGAACTGAATGACCAACGGACTTCAACAACCGGTGCCGTCGTCGCTGCGACCGGCTTCGTCCCGTCTCTCCCCCGCTTCATCAACCGACTCGAGATCGAGTTTGAAGGGGAACAAGCGTGGAAGGTCGATGCCAACTACCGGATCAGCCGAAGCGTTTCGGCGAATCATCACTTGTATGCGACAACGAACCTCGAACTGTCACACGGTCCGGCAGCCGATAACCTCGGCATGTCCGTTTCGCGCAATCAACTCATCTTAAATGATGTCGCCGGCAAAGAATTGTATCCGGTGGAACAACATGCCACCTTCACGACGTTTGATTAA
- the miaA gene encoding tRNA (adenosine(37)-N6)-dimethylallyltransferase MiaA: protein MSLSKQPVIVIVGPTAVGKTKTGIELAKRLNGEIISGDSVQVYKQMNIGSAKVTHEEMDGIPHHLLDLVDPDDEMSVARFQTLARTAIDEIAAKGKLPIIVGGTGLYIRAILYDYQFTVQAENKVLREELEQFAQAEGAAALHDRLRQLDAKRADEIHPNNIQRVVRAIEVAMSGQTQTSGSEPSLYDSLLFVLHMEDREQLYTRIDQRVDLMLDQGLVPEVGQLVAAGYKETKAMQAIGYKEIVPVLEGAPLEPAVEQLKRNTRRFAKRQLTWFRHQFDGNWIEMGRLSFEENFKIIYDRTVGFLKAVKSE, encoded by the coding sequence ATGTCATTGAGTAAACAGCCCGTCATTGTCATCGTTGGACCGACTGCCGTCGGAAAAACCAAGACAGGAATTGAATTAGCAAAACGGTTAAACGGAGAAATCATTTCAGGAGATTCCGTTCAGGTCTATAAACAGATGAATATCGGATCCGCGAAGGTGACCCATGAAGAAATGGACGGGATACCGCACCATCTGCTCGATCTGGTTGATCCGGACGACGAGATGAGTGTCGCCCGTTTTCAGACGTTAGCCCGGACGGCGATCGATGAGATTGCGGCAAAAGGCAAGTTACCGATCATCGTCGGCGGAACCGGACTTTATATCCGTGCGATCCTGTATGATTATCAATTTACCGTTCAGGCAGAAAATAAGGTCTTGCGCGAGGAACTGGAACAGTTTGCACAAGCGGAAGGAGCTGCAGCTCTTCATGACCGCCTGCGGCAACTGGACGCGAAACGGGCGGACGAGATCCACCCGAACAATATTCAACGGGTCGTCCGGGCAATTGAGGTCGCAATGAGCGGACAAACGCAGACGTCCGGCAGTGAACCGAGTTTGTATGACAGTCTGTTGTTCGTCTTACATATGGAAGACCGGGAACAGCTGTACACGCGGATCGATCAACGGGTCGATCTGATGCTCGATCAAGGGCTCGTCCCTGAAGTCGGACAGTTAGTCGCAGCTGGTTATAAAGAAACCAAAGCGATGCAGGCAATCGGCTACAAGGAAATCGTCCCGGTTCTTGAAGGAGCGCCGCTCGAACCGGCTGTTGAGCAATTGAAACGGAATACCCGACGCTTCGCAAAACGGCAGTTAACATGGTTCCGCCATCAATTTGACGGAAATTGGATTGAAATGGGAAGGCTTTCATTTGAAGAAAACTTCAAAATTATCTATGATAGAACAGTAGGGTTTCTGAAAGCGGTTAAATCGGAATAG
- a CDS encoding SGNH/GDSL hydrolase family protein — protein MKRYLWPLFLVVSLILTAVFGYGFASAYNDVVNPPKRAVLTPTKEEPVKKGGTYVALGDSLTRGVGASNGNSYAAIVGRDLVKNDRVERFQNLAVSGARTENLLKQLEQKEVRRTLSQAKVISVTIGGNDLFNRGEGVANFNAKKTAATIEKAQDNLAKTFRILREENPDAVIFYVGLYNPFRASENGEAFDAIVQEWNAKSRTLGLKHDIEIIDTFNLVRDVKRDLSSDQFHPNDSTYEDIANAAILAVEKRF, from the coding sequence ATGAAACGATATCTTTGGCCACTTTTTTTAGTAGTTTCTCTAATTTTAACGGCAGTCTTCGGGTACGGTTTCGCCAGTGCCTATAACGATGTCGTCAATCCACCGAAACGGGCCGTCTTGACGCCGACAAAGGAAGAACCCGTCAAAAAAGGCGGGACGTATGTCGCGCTCGGTGATTCATTGACGCGTGGTGTCGGTGCCTCAAACGGAAACAGTTATGCAGCCATCGTTGGTCGCGACCTTGTCAAAAACGACCGCGTCGAACGTTTCCAAAATCTTGCCGTCAGCGGTGCACGGACGGAAAATCTCTTAAAACAATTGGAACAAAAAGAAGTCCGTCGTACGTTGTCCCAAGCAAAAGTCATTTCCGTGACGATTGGCGGAAACGATTTGTTTAACCGTGGCGAAGGTGTCGCAAACTTTAATGCAAAAAAAACGGCCGCCACGATTGAAAAGGCTCAAGACAATCTGGCAAAAACGTTCCGCATTTTACGTGAAGAAAATCCGGATGCCGTCATTTTCTATGTCGGACTCTATAATCCGTTCCGCGCCAGCGAAAACGGAGAAGCATTTGACGCAATCGTTCAAGAGTGGAACGCTAAATCCCGGACACTTGGTCTAAAACATGATATCGAAATCATCGATACGTTTAACCTCGTCCGTGACGTCAAACGTGATCTTTCAAGCGACCAGTTCCACCCGAACGACTCGACATACGAAGACATTGCGAATGCAGCCATCCTCGCCGTCGAAAAACGGTTTTAA
- a CDS encoding methionine gamma-lyase family protein, protein MFTELTHYETIRPFVERAEEKIAPGIRKAQQVAEQNQFRVLNAFREHKVSDFHFMPSTGYGYNDEGRDNLERIYAAVFGAEAGLCRAQIISGTHAIGIALFGLLLPGDELLYITGKPYDTLEEIVGIRGDGRGSLKELGVTYDVVEMKQAETIDLDAVLARITDKTKVVGIQRSKGYATRRSLPVAEIGQAIEAIKAQHPHVIVFVDNCYGEFVETIEPTHVGADLMAGSLIKNPGGGLAKTGGYLVGRRDLIERASFRMTTPGIGAEAGPSLYSLQDMYQGFFMAPHTVSQALMGAMFTSSMMEQFGFDTAPHYAAERTDLIQSVSFHAPEPMIAFCQAIQAASPVNAQALPIPDYMPGYADDVIMAAGTFIQGSSIELSADGPIRAPYTAYVQGGLTYSHVRIAIVSAVNQLMEQQLIQPQQV, encoded by the coding sequence ATGTTTACAGAGTTAACGCATTATGAAACAATCCGTCCGTTCGTCGAGCGGGCGGAAGAAAAAATCGCACCCGGTATTCGCAAGGCACAACAAGTCGCGGAACAGAATCAGTTCCGTGTCCTGAATGCCTTCCGTGAGCATAAAGTGAGTGACTTTCACTTCATGCCGTCGACAGGTTACGGCTACAACGATGAGGGCCGCGATAATCTCGAACGGATTTACGCAGCGGTCTTCGGAGCGGAAGCCGGACTCTGCCGGGCGCAGATCATCAGCGGGACCCACGCGATCGGCATCGCGTTGTTCGGTTTGCTGTTACCGGGAGACGAACTGCTGTACATCACCGGTAAACCGTACGATACACTCGAAGAAATCGTCGGTATCCGCGGTGACGGCCGCGGCTCGTTAAAAGAACTCGGTGTCACGTATGACGTCGTCGAGATGAAACAGGCAGAGACGATTGATCTGGATGCTGTCCTCGCCCGAATCACGGACAAGACAAAAGTCGTCGGGATCCAGCGTTCAAAAGGGTATGCGACACGCCGGAGCTTGCCTGTCGCAGAAATCGGTCAAGCGATTGAAGCCATCAAGGCGCAACATCCGCACGTTATCGTCTTCGTCGACAACTGTTACGGCGAATTCGTTGAAACGATCGAACCGACCCATGTCGGAGCGGATTTGATGGCCGGCTCACTGATCAAGAATCCGGGTGGCGGTCTCGCGAAGACAGGCGGTTATCTCGTCGGACGCCGCGATTTGATTGAACGGGCGTCGTTCCGAATGACGACACCGGGAATCGGTGCCGAGGCCGGTCCGTCGCTTTATTCGCTGCAGGACATGTATCAAGGGTTCTTCATGGCCCCGCATACGGTCAGTCAGGCACTGATGGGGGCGATGTTCACCTCGAGCATGATGGAACAGTTCGGATTCGATACAGCACCGCACTATGCAGCAGAACGGACGGATTTGATCCAGTCGGTCTCTTTCCATGCACCTGAGCCGATGATTGCCTTTTGTCAGGCGATTCAAGCGGCGTCTCCCGTCAATGCGCAAGCCTTGCCGATTCCGGATTATATGCCGGGATATGCAGATGATGTCATCATGGCTGCCGGAACGTTCATTCAAGGATCATCGATCGAGTTATCGGCAGATGGTCCGATCCGGGCACCGTACACGGCCTATGTCCAGGGCGGACTGACTTACAGTCACGTCAGAATCGCGATTGTCTCGGCCGTCAATCAATTAATGGAACAACAATTGATTCAACCGCAACAGGTTTAA
- a CDS encoding ABC transporter ATP-binding protein: MKPTVKLESVTKVIGKKTIIDNISFEIFPGEVFGFLGPNGAGKTTTIRMLVGLIKPTSGKITVCDFDVRKQFVQAMQRIGSIVENPELYKYLTGRENLQVFSRMLPGVDDARIQEVIDLVDLTARVDDQVRTYSLGMRQRLGIAQALLGRPDVLILDEPTNGLDPMGIRDLRQFIRKLVDETGLSVLVSSHILAEIEMLADRVAIMSYGKIVQVGTVKELVESLAPGVDWRVDDAFKANEILSASPDVQVSEIVDANTVHTLMDASKTPSLNKQLFEAGVEVWTIERKVQTLEDLFITLTGGDHIA; the protein is encoded by the coding sequence GTGAAACCAACTGTAAAATTAGAATCAGTCACAAAAGTCATTGGAAAAAAGACAATCATCGACAATATTTCATTTGAAATCTTCCCCGGTGAAGTATTCGGATTCCTCGGCCCGAACGGTGCCGGGAAAACGACGACGATCCGGATGCTTGTCGGGTTAATTAAACCGACATCCGGTAAAATTACGGTCTGCGACTTTGATGTCCGGAAACAGTTTGTCCAAGCGATGCAACGAATCGGCTCGATCGTTGAAAATCCCGAGCTGTATAAATATTTGACGGGACGTGAAAATTTACAAGTGTTTTCACGGATGTTGCCAGGTGTTGACGATGCCCGGATTCAAGAAGTCATTGATCTGGTCGATTTGACAGCACGGGTCGATGATCAAGTCCGGACGTATTCGCTCGGGATGCGTCAGCGTCTCGGGATTGCCCAAGCCCTGCTCGGACGTCCCGATGTCCTGATTCTCGATGAACCGACGAATGGGCTGGATCCGATGGGAATTCGTGATTTACGACAATTCATCCGGAAGCTGGTTGATGAGACCGGTTTATCCGTGCTCGTCTCGAGTCATATCCTGGCGGAGATCGAAATGCTGGCGGATCGTGTCGCCATCATGAGTTACGGAAAAATCGTCCAGGTCGGAACGGTCAAGGAACTGGTCGAGTCGCTCGCACCTGGTGTCGACTGGCGTGTCGACGATGCGTTCAAAGCAAACGAAATCCTGTCGGCGTCGCCTGACGTCCAGGTCTCGGAAATCGTCGATGCCAATACGGTCCATACATTGATGGATGCCAGCAAGACACCATCCTTAAATAAACAGCTGTTCGAAGCGGGTGTCGAAGTGTGGACGATCGAACGTAAAGTCCAGACACTCGAAGATCTCTTCATCACACTGACAGGAGGAGATCATATTGCGTAA
- a CDS encoding MerR family transcriptional regulator: MADLSRQSKPLFPIGVVQELTALSARQIRYYEEQGLIKPERTETKRRLYSFNDVDRLLSIKEYLDQGLNIAGIKMIFDNDLVKRERVAEKVVTARPELSDGELYKLLKNELQEAGRHGKTSLIQGELGRFFK; this comes from the coding sequence ATGGCAGACTTATCACGACAGTCCAAGCCACTATTCCCCATCGGAGTCGTTCAAGAGTTGACCGCGTTATCTGCCCGACAAATCCGATATTACGAAGAACAAGGATTGATCAAGCCGGAGCGGACAGAGACGAAACGTCGCCTCTATTCGTTCAACGATGTCGATCGCTTGTTATCGATCAAGGAATATCTGGACCAGGGACTGAATATCGCAGGGATTAAAATGATTTTTGACAATGATCTTGTCAAGCGCGAACGAGTTGCGGAGAAGGTCGTTACGGCCCGTCCGGAATTATCAGATGGCGAATTGTATAAACTCCTGAAAAATGAATTGCAGGAAGCAGGGCGACATGGGAAAACGTCACTCATCCAAGGTGAGCTCGGACGATTTTTCAAGTAA